In a genomic window of Phycisphaerae bacterium:
- a CDS encoding sulfatase-like hydrolase/transferase — translation MTSRPPNILLIVADCGRSDRWLGAGRSGQTPNVDRLVREGISFPNTIAEKSCTTPNFAALLTGLYSPRHGVHLVWGYRLSERIPLLSHVLAAEGYHCYAEVTGPLLSEMGLDRAFEVYNYRAPCDYLHTKWGSLFLERLRTGFYRQPWFMVLHLWELHPKRQVQAEFNNERFGVAEYDRAVSSLDAQLGRIFAAVEDNALIAFTGDHGEKLDTETYREGTAVDYARRLLHVDEAEGMVPFSVARWAGPSVLQQFYEHCVPLMRSLRLRGNGDTPAYGRWERLKDRLRLLRLTPLVFVHDLLKLRAPVKLTEVLKRRGLLDENRARARVNRFVHSVGEDRLFGMHMRLWASSYKQNMQEGHTISLYDYVVRVPLVIRAPAGVPRGRSWNRMVRQPDIMPTIMDFVGVDTEKLGNIDGRSFKPLVEGRPWECLPAYLSLTGLPEDLEVRGVRTEQHKYTYGPHNPEMPTELYDLQSDPGETINLADHEPAKCRELRQLTESMLPAEGQAPAEMLEITAEQQQSIERHLQELGYIE, via the coding sequence ATGACAAGCAGACCCCCCAACATACTGCTGATCGTGGCCGATTGCGGTCGTTCCGACCGCTGGCTCGGGGCCGGCCGATCCGGACAGACGCCCAATGTGGATCGCCTTGTCCGAGAAGGGATCTCTTTCCCAAATACGATCGCCGAAAAGAGCTGTACCACTCCCAACTTTGCAGCACTCCTGACGGGCCTGTACAGCCCGCGACACGGCGTTCACCTGGTCTGGGGTTACCGGCTGAGCGAGCGGATTCCGCTATTGTCTCATGTCTTGGCCGCCGAAGGCTATCACTGCTATGCGGAGGTGACCGGCCCGCTGCTGTCGGAGATGGGTCTGGATCGTGCTTTTGAGGTTTACAATTACCGTGCCCCGTGCGATTACCTGCACACCAAGTGGGGAAGCCTCTTTCTCGAACGCCTACGGACCGGCTTCTATCGCCAGCCCTGGTTCATGGTTCTTCACCTCTGGGAGCTGCACCCGAAGAGGCAAGTTCAAGCGGAGTTCAACAACGAGCGTTTCGGTGTGGCCGAGTATGACCGGGCAGTGTCGAGCCTGGACGCGCAACTGGGGCGCATCTTCGCCGCGGTGGAGGACAACGCGCTCATCGCCTTCACGGGGGACCACGGTGAGAAACTCGACACCGAGACCTACCGAGAAGGCACCGCGGTGGATTACGCTCGCCGGCTGCTGCACGTGGATGAGGCCGAGGGCATGGTGCCTTTCAGTGTGGCCCGTTGGGCCGGCCCCAGCGTTCTGCAACAATTCTACGAGCACTGCGTGCCGCTGATGCGGAGCTTGCGGCTACGGGGCAACGGAGATACTCCGGCTTACGGCCGGTGGGAAAGACTTAAAGATCGTCTTCGACTACTCAGGTTGACTCCGCTGGTTTTCGTGCACGATCTACTCAAACTCCGTGCCCCTGTGAAGCTGACCGAAGTACTGAAAAGGCGAGGCTTGCTCGATGAGAACCGAGCCAGGGCCCGAGTGAACCGCTTTGTTCACTCGGTCGGCGAAGATCGGCTGTTCGGCATGCACATGCGTCTGTGGGCGAGTTCTTACAAGCAAAACATGCAAGAAGGCCATACCATCTCGCTGTATGATTACGTGGTGCGTGTACCACTGGTTATCCGCGCCCCGGCGGGGGTGCCTCGCGGCCGATCCTGGAACCGGATGGTTCGCCAGCCGGATATTATGCCGACCATCATGGACTTCGTGGGCGTCGACACTGAGAAACTGGGCAACATCGACGGCCGATCGTTCAAGCCGCTGGTTGAGGGGCGACCCTGGGAATGCCTGCCTGCTTATCTCTCGCTGACGGGTCTGCCCGAAGATCTCGAGGTGCGCGGCGTGCGAACGGAGCAGCACAAGTATACCTATGGGCCGCACAATCCGGAGATGCCCACGGAGCTTTACGATCTGCAGAGCGACCCCGGCGAGACGATCAACCTGGCAGACCACGAACCGGCCAAGTGCAGGGAACTGCGGCAACTCACCGAGAGCATGTTGCCGGCCGAGGGCCAAGCCCCGGCGGAGATGCTCGAGATTACCGCCGAACAGCAGCAAAGCATCGAGCGGCATTTGCAGGAACTGGGCTACATCGAATAA
- a CDS encoding DapH/DapD/GlmU-related protein, translating into MEHSQTSSPLRAGSQAQMDPQARKSADKRGFLWGFLLLDLWVRLTLWSTSLGLTTAVMTALQAWPAGNPLAGDPGLTMLWAKRIGQWVILFNVIYLLELLLVRLPIPTPREGVYSTKGFPDRQLVWITLLGVLTKARYQVPFPGFLVFHLANLPPLCWLVSRIFGPKSQSCYATEPEILDPSLVEIGRNVIIGYGTRIVAHIQEADKVTIQKTIIEDDVLVGGEVSILAGVRLRKGCVIGARSLLLPGTVVGPHEFWAGIPAKRISSLQQESPAQGT; encoded by the coding sequence GTGGAGCACAGCCAGACGTCTTCGCCTTTGCGGGCCGGGTCTCAAGCCCAGATGGACCCGCAAGCCAGGAAATCGGCCGACAAAAGAGGATTCCTATGGGGGTTTCTCCTACTGGACCTCTGGGTTCGCTTGACGTTGTGGTCCACCTCGTTGGGCCTGACGACCGCCGTGATGACGGCGTTGCAGGCTTGGCCGGCGGGCAACCCCCTGGCCGGTGATCCTGGCCTCACGATGCTCTGGGCAAAACGCATCGGACAGTGGGTGATTCTTTTCAACGTGATCTATCTCCTGGAGTTGCTTCTTGTCCGCTTGCCCATTCCAACGCCCAGGGAAGGGGTCTACTCGACGAAGGGTTTTCCCGACCGACAACTGGTCTGGATTACTCTTCTGGGGGTGCTCACCAAGGCGCGCTACCAAGTTCCTTTTCCCGGTTTCCTGGTTTTCCATCTGGCCAATCTGCCTCCGTTGTGCTGGCTGGTCAGTCGGATCTTCGGCCCGAAGTCCCAATCGTGCTATGCGACCGAGCCCGAGATACTGGATCCTTCGCTGGTGGAGATCGGCCGAAATGTGATCATCGGGTACGGCACCCGGATCGTCGCTCACATCCAAGAGGCGGACAAGGTCACCATTCAGAAGACCATTATCGAGGACGACGTTCTCGTGGGAGGCGAAGTCAGCATTCTGGCCGGGGTGCGGCTGCGAAAGGGATGTGTCATCGGTGCCCGATCGCTGCTGTTGCCGGGAACGGTAGTCGGTCCACATGAGTTCTGGGCAGGGATTCCGGCCAAGCGTATCAGTTCCCTTCAGCAGGAGAGCCCGGCGCAAGGTACTTGA